The genomic interval AGGCAAATCTTTACCAAGACCTTTACAAAAACCTTTACTTCTTTACAAATACATTTACCGATGGCTGGAACTGTTTCAGCCATCTTTTTTTTGCCCATACCTTTGCATCGTCAACAAGGACAAGCGCCTTGATTGACGGTGCTTTTTTCGTTCTTTGAGGTTACACCTCGAAAACATTAGGCGCTCGGAAGAGCTCAAACAAGTTTGGTTCTTCACTCGCTGTTGCGGTCTTTGACTTATTGATACAGGTATAAATGTTATGCGAGTAAAAACTTTAACTAATTAAAGGTCGCATTACAGGGTGCGACGTAAAACAAAAACATGTAATGAATAATAATGTTAGAACATTTGCGCAAGGTGTATGCGATGTGAGCAACACCATGCGACTGGGCACAAGAAAAGGTGCTCAAACGGTGAAAGAGGCTGAAATTATGGCAAGCGCCATTATGGACCTGATCTACGAACAGGAGCCTGGCATCAACGCCTTAGTGGTGGCACAGGTGGCGCTGGCTATGGTGAGACGCTATGTGAGGTGTGGCACGCTATGGGCTGTAGGGTCAGAATGTCGTGAGTACATGAACAAGCTGGAAGAGCTGTTCGAGGGCGATGCCTGGATGCAGCCACGTCATGACCTGAGACTGATAAACATGATGCGCTACGCAAGGAATATTGGTTAGGAAAGAAAAACAAAACTTTTAAATTAAAACGTAAAATGAAAATGGTGTTTAATGCTTATTATATCAAGGTGAAGAAGATTTGTGCTTCGTGCCAGCACAGGTGTGTCAAGAAAGATGGTACGAGGGTCTGCGCCTTGATGATGCTAAAGGTTCAGCAGATGTTCAAGTGCAGGCAGTGGCAGATGAGCGACGGGCTGAGAAACGCTGGAAAAGGAGATGGGGTGGTGCGCCTCAGAGAAACTAAAGAGATAGTGATTTACTAAAAACGAATAAGTGATTTTTAAGAAACGAATTTATATAATTAAAACGAATTTTATCCACGAATTTATTTTAATAAAAATTCCAAGTAAAATACTAATTAGAATAATTTGTGGACCAAATTAAAATCAATTAGGATAATTTGTTTCTATGTAAAAAAGTAAATAACCGAGTCGGAGGATGAGCGAGTGGGAAAGTATCCGGATAGAAATTGAGCTCAACTGAAAAACACATCGCTTTCCAAAGCTCACAAATTCGAATCGATTATGAAAAAGTATATTTTTGTTTTAAACGCCATTGAGTTGTTGAACCAACTGGTGAATGGCAAGCGAGTGGAAGGTGTTCTGTATGTAGATGAGAACACAGGTAAACTAACCTTTAAGGCATACAATCGAAAGCCATATGTTCGTAAAAAAGACCTACTGGTGAAGAAGTTGCCTTGGGGCTGGGTGAAGGAGTCAATGGAGCGCATAAAGGTGTTCGGCAGTTTCCCCAAGGAATATAGTACGCCTAAAGTAATGGGGTTGCTGGAGGAGCATACGAAAGATGCTAAGAGTGCTCTGATAGACAGAGAACTGGACTTAATAGAGTTTTGTTAACCGAGTTAATGCTGATTCATTATGATATACAAAATCTATTACGAGGGCAAGCGCAAGTTTGCCCTCCCAGTAAAGAACCGCGAGGAGCTGATGGCGCTGCGTAACTCGAAGGCGAACGTTGACACGCTGGCAAAGGTGCGACAGGGTGACGCATCGGCCAAGCCTGGCTTGTTGCAGCTGGCATACAATATAGGACATGTAGAGGGTGCCCTGGCTGGCTGTAAGAGCATAGGCAGCTACTTCTTCCACGATGTGGACTGCTATGGAAGTGAACATTCGCAACAGACCAAAGAGTTGATCCTGAGCAAAAAGGATGAGATAGGTCTGAAGATGCTGGAACGAAGCGCCAGTGGCGGTTGGCACTTGGTGTGCGAGCGACACAGGGGCACAACGATACTGGAGAATCAGGTGCGCGTGGCAACGATTCTGCAACTGGAGATGGACACCTCGGCGAAGGACTTGCAGAGGGTGGTGTTCTCGACCAGCGGCAGCGAGGAAGACCTGCCTTATCTGGATGATTGTCTCTTTGAAGAGCCCATGACGGCTGAAGAGTGCGAGAAAGAGTTTAACATGCTGAAGGTGCGCGTGATGCGAGGACAGGAGCAGGTGCCTGCTGGAGCGAAGAAAGCAAATAAGCACTATAAGCCGTGGGAGGAAGATGAGATGTCTGATGTGAGAAGTAAGAAGGCGCTTGCTACTAGAGGGACACAAGAAGATGTGAAGTTTGAACCTTCTGGAAATACCTATCCGGACAACTATCACGGCATTCCGTTTACTGCTATATTAAAGAAGTACTGGGAGGTGAACAACAGCGGTTATGAGCCTACGCAAGGTGATAGGGACACGTTGACCTATCAGTTGGCGTGCGACTTGAGGCATATCTGCGGCAGAAATTTCGAGTGGCTCGACCAGGTGATTCCATGCTACGACGGTTTTCCATTGGAAGAGAAGCGGGCGAAGATAAAGAGCGCACTGAGTTCGGAGTTCAACGGATTTCCAGCGCGTCTGCGCAACACCCTCAATGCGCTGGATATTAAGTGCACAGTAGGGTCGGTTCTTGGCAAGCCAAGCGAGCAAGCTCGAGCGCCGCTGTGCAATTCTGAGGGGGACATGAATCAGCGCTTGTGGGAATGGGGCGCTGAGATTGAGGAACTGAGCAAGGACTTTCCGCTATTGAAGGACATTTGCAAGGGGCTGAAGAAAAACCAATATCCTGCGGCGCTGTTCGTGGCTGGCGGACTGATGATGACGCTGATGACACGCTGTACCTACAGGTTCTATCATCGCCCTGAGGAGCTGCGCAGGCTGAATAACTCGACGCTGATTATTGGCGACCCTGCAAGTGGTAAGAGCTTTGCAACTCGCTTGTTCAAGCTGTTGGCTTCACCTATCGTGGCTGCTGATAAAGTGGGTAAGGATGCCATAAATGCTTATCGTGAACAGATGCGCACAAAGGGCGCTAACAAGGAGAAGCCTAAGAAGCCAAAGGTGGTGGTAAGGATTCACCCAGCGCGAACCTCTAATGCCCAGTTCATTCAGGACATGGTGAACGCTGTAGAAGAGGTGAACGGTGAGCCGATGCAGCTGCACATGCTGACATTTGACACAGAGCTGGACAACACGCTGTCGCTTCAGAAGGGTGGTGCCTACATAGACAAGCAGGCGCTACAGTTGAAGGCTTTCCATAACGAGGAAGATGGTCAGGCTTACTCGAATGTGGATAGCGTGTTCCAGGAGTTCTATGTGATATGGAACTTCATCTATACAGGCACACCTATCGCTCTGAAGAAGATGGTGAACGAGCAGAACTTTGGTTCTGGTTTGGCTACTCGCCTGACGTGCATCCCTCTGCCAGCTACAAACTTCCAGATGATGAGTCGCGAGAGTACCGTTGACTATGACAGCGACAATCGCCTGAAGGAATGGGCAGAGAAGCTGGACAGGATGAAGGGTGAGCTCTCAGTTCAGAAGATTGTAGATGAACTCTACGATTGGACGGCACGAAGGATGGCTGATGCAGCAGAGAATGACTCAAAGGCTGACGAGATGCTGCTAAAGCGCTGTGCATATCATGGCCTGAATTTCGCTGCTCCATTCATCGTGATGCGCCATTGGGACAAGATGAAGCAGGACGGCCAGTACTGGTGTGGCGAGTTCGAGACAGACGAGGTGGACTGGAAGTTGGCTGAGCTGATAGTGAACATCCAGTATGCCTGTCAGCGCCACTACTTTGGAGCTATGGCAGAGGCCTATTTTGACAACAAGCTGAAGGATGCAAGCGTGAACGTGCAGCGAAGGCAGAAGACCTACGAGGCCTTCAGCCGATTGCCAGAAGAGTTTACCATCGATGATGTGATGCGCTGCTTTGGACTGGCGCAGAACAACTCGGCTCGCGCCAGGGTGTTCCGTCTGATAAAAGATGGATTAATAGAAAAGGTGGATGAGTTTGTGGAGAACGGCACCACCAAAGCTAAGTACAAAAAGACTGGAACTGTGATGATTTGATGTGACTGCGGGCAGGGCATCGTCCCTGCCAACGCAGTTACGCAGTTACGCAGTTGCATTTGTAAAAATCAATAACCCACCCCTTCCCATTCTTTGCAAGCAAAGCGTCGCAAGCGCCGAGCGCCCGAGGGGAGGGGAGATTTTAAAAATTCGATAGATGATAAAATGATTGTAAGAGGAATAAGAAATAATAATCCGCTGAACATTCGCAGAAGTAAGGATCAGTGGAAGGGCCTCAGAGCCCAACAGACAGACGCAAGCTTTGCGCAGTTTGAAACAATGGAATATGGGTGGCGAGCAGCCTTCTACCTGCTCACACGAACCTATTACCACAAGTACAGGCTCTACACCATAAGGAGCATAGTGACGAAATGGGCGCCAGCAGTGGAGAACAACACAAAGGCGTATATAGAGAACGTCAGTAGGCTCACAGGCATGCTGCCAGACGAGCCACTGGGCATACCCTCGGAACAGCCCTCACGCTGGATGATGCTCGGCGCAGCAATGGCCCTGCAGGAGTGCGGCTGGGAAGGCTTCGACCTCTTCGCCATGCTCAGAGGATGGGAGATGTGCAGAGGTGAGAGGTAAGAAGTGAGAGGTGAGAGGTAAGAGGTGAGAAGTGAGAAGTAAGAGGTAAGAGGTAAGAGGTGCCCATTGTTGTATATGTGAAGACGAATGTCTTTTTTTTGTGTGTTTTTATTTTGTCAGTCGGCGGAAAAGTAGTACCTTTGCACACCATTTTATGAGCACATTGTCTAATGTGACATCTCGACGAGGCGAGAAAATGATAAATCCTCCAAGCGTTGGAACGTCTTCCGATGCCATCCCCGAAGCAGATAGCTTACAAATAGGGGTGTCGGTAGAATATGCTCATGACCCAAGTAAGAAATGGTTCGTCTTTCGTGCTTCCTACGGACGTGAAGACCGTGCACGAGAGTATATGGAAAATGATGGCTCGTTTGTATATATTGCTAAGCGCAATGCCGTGAAGTTCGTTAAGGGAAAGAGGAAGAGGGTGCTGGAAAACCTTATTCCTAACATTCTTTTTGCATATATCACGGAGGAGAAAGCCCACGAATATGTGAAGATGACGCCAGAGCTGAGCTTTATCACCTATTATTACAATCACTTCGAGCTGGATGACAGACAGAAGAACCCGCCGCTGACGGTGACCACGAGTGAGATGGACAACTTCATACGTGCCACATGCAGCATGAACGAGCATCTGCTGTTCGTACAGCCGTCGCAGTGCCACTACAAGAGCGGCGAGATGGTGAGGGTGATAGATGGCGTGTTCAAAGGCGTGGAAGGCAAGGTGGCGCGCGTGTCGGGTCAGCAGCGAGTAATAGTCACGCTGTCGCAGGTGGGACTCGTCTCCACGGCCTACATACCCACAGCTTTCATAGAGAAACTCGAACCATAAAGAAAACTTAATCAAAACCTAAACTAAAATAAACTATTGAATATGAAGTACGCTCTTGTAACAGGCGGTTCGCGAGGACTTGGCAGAGCTATCTGTCTGGAGATAGCACAGATGGGAATACCCGTGATTGTTAACTACCAGTCGAACGAGAATGCTGCCCTCGAGGTGAAAGCCGAGATAGAGGCTCGTGGCGGACAGGCTGAGCTGATGCGTTTCGATGTGAGTAAGGTGGACGAGGTGGAGGCTGCCCTTGGCAATTGGGAAGACCAGCACCCCGACGACTATATTGCCTATCTGGTGAACAATGCGGGCATACGTCGCGACAACGTGATGTTCATGATGCCTGAGGAGGACTGGCACGCGGTGATAAACACCTCGCTCGACGGCTTCTTCTACGTGACGCGCAAGCTGCTGCCGAAGATGATGCAGCGCAAGCATGGCGGACGAATAGTGAACATGTCGTCGCTCTCAGGACTGAAGGGCATGCAGGGGCAGGCGAACTATAGTGCTGCAAAGGCGGCACTCATAGGAGCAACGAAGGCGCTGGCGCTGGAGACGGCTCCGCGCGGAGTGACGGTGAACGCCGTGGCACCTGGATTCATAGAGACTGACATGACGAAGGAACTGCCACAGGACGAACTGAAGCAGCTCGTGCCAATGAAGCGCTTCGGACGTCCGGAAGAGGTGGCCGCGCTGGTGAAGTTTCTCATATCTGACAGCGCCGCATATATCACGGGAGAGGTCATCTCGATAAACGGAGGACTGTATACGTGAGAGGTAGGAAAAATAAAATAATAGACAGATAAACATGAGTAAGAGAGTTGTTATTACTGGCGCAGGCATCTGGTCATGCCTCGGCACAAACATGGAAGCGGTGAAAGAGTCGCTTTATAATGGAAAGTCGGGCATTGGCCTCGACCAAGACCGTCTGGACTATGGCTACCGTTCAGGACTGACAGGCATCGTGGAGCGCCCACAGCTGAAGGGACTCCTTGACCGCAGAACACGCACAGGTCTCTCAGAGGAGGCCGAGTATGCGTTCATGGCAAGCCGCGAAGCATTCCAGATGGCAGGAATTGATGACCAGTATCTGTTGGACAACGAGGTGGGTGTCATCTTCGGCAACGACTCGTCGGCAAGCGCCGTGGTAGAGTCGGCACGCATCATGGCAGAGAAGCACGACTCGGCGATGATAGGCTCAGGTCTTATCTTCCAGGGCATGAATTCGACGGTGAACATGAACATGAACACCATCTTCCACCTGCGTGGAGTGAACTTCTCAGTAAGCTCGGCATGTGCCAGCGGCTCTCACTCAATAGGTCTGGCCTATATGTTCATAAAGCAGGGCCTGCAGGACATGATACTCTGCGGCGGTGCACAGGAAGTGAACAAATACGCCATGTCGTCGTTTGACGCGCTCAACGCCTTCTCAGTACGCATGGATGACCCAACGAAGGCCTCGCGCCCATTCGACAAGTCACGCGACGGACTGGTGCCCAGCGGTGGTGCTGCTGCCCTTGTGCTCGAAGAGTATGAGCATGCCGTGAAGCGTGGAGCAACAATCCTGGCAGAGGTGTGCGGATATGGCTTCTCAAGCAATGGAGGTGGCATCAGTCAGCCAAGCGACGTGGGCAGCTTCGTGGCAATGACACGCGCCATGGGGGATGCAGGAGTGACGCCCGACGATATAGACTATATCAACGCCCACGCCACTTCCACACAGCAGGGCGACATGTATGAGGCAATGGCGCTGGATCGCCTGTTCACAGGCAAGCACGCCCTCATATCGAGCACCAAGTCTATGACTGGACACGAGTGCTGGATGGCAGGCGCAAGCGAGATTGTCTATTCGCTGATAATGATGCAGAACAACTTCGTGGCACCAAACATCAACTTCGTGGAGCCCGACGAGTATTCGGCAAACCTTAACCTCGCCACAAAGACTGTGGACACAGAGATAAAGACTGTGTTGAGCAACTCCTTCGGATTCGGAGGCACAAACTCGGCCCTCGTGATAAAGAGACTATAGAGCTTGACTTTAGACTACAGACTTTAGACTTCTAATCCTACCTCTCAGTTCTCACCTCTCAGTAATGTCTCACGCCGGAATGACATATGGCAACGCCAGACTGTACAGGATGCTCATCTTCATGTTGAGAATCCTGAACATAAAGGTGTTCTATGTGTTCATGGCTGTGTGCGTGATTCCTGTTACAATGGTGTTCAGCAGCGGGGCACGGCTCACGTTCAGCTATTTCCGCAAGCGGAGAGGCTACGGATGGTGGAAAGCCCTGCGCGCCACTTATGGCAACCACTATGTATTCGGACAGACCGTCATAGACAAGTTTGCCATGTATGCAGGACATAAGTTCACCATTAACTATAAGGGGCTGGAGCAATATGAGGCGCTGGTAGAAGGCAAGGACTCGTTCCTGCAGCTGAGCGCCCACATAGGCTGTAGCGAGATACTCGGCTATTCGCTTCATGTAAATAAGACGTGCAACGTGCTCGTCTATGGCGGAGAGAAACAGTCGCTCATGGGCTATCGCCAGGCATCGTTTGGCGACATGAATATAAAGATGATTCCTGTGGGAACGGAAGATTCGCATAGCGACGACATAGTGCGCGCTCTTGACAACGGAGAGATAGTGAGCGCCTTTGCCGACAGGTTCATCAACGAGCACAAGATGCTCACGGCAACGCTCCACGGCAGTCAGGTGAAGCTGGCAAAGGGACCGTTCTCGCTGGCTACGACATGCGGCATAAGCGTCATCATGGCAAGCGCAATGAAAGAGCGCGACGGGTCATACACAGCCTATTTTACTCCGCTGCACTATGACTCCTCGCTGCCAAAAGCACAGCAGCGACAGCAAATTGCCGATGCTTATATGGCTGAGATAGAAAGACTTTTGGAAATATATCCTTTACAATGGTTCAACTATTCTGACCTTTTTATAAAAAAATAAATGAACTTATCTTCTGATCTGAAAAAGCGATACACCAAGGAGCCGTTCAACGCGCGAGAGGCACAGCGAATGGCGGAGTTTATCGCATGGGGACCAATAGCGTTTCAGGCTTCGCGCCTGATGGTGAAGTATGGAATCCTCGACATGATTCGCGACTCAAACAACGGACTCACACAGGAGGAAATCGTGGAAGCAACAGGACTGTCGGAATATGCAGTGAAATGCCTGTTGGAGGCATCGCTCTGCATAGGCACCATCCTTGTGGACGTGGATACTGACAGGTTCACGATTTCAAAGACAGGATGGTTCCTGCTGAACGACCCTGCCACACGCGTGAACATTGACTTCAATCACGATGTGAACTACGAGGGAATGTTCCGTCTTGAGGAGTCGCTGCTCAACGGAAAGCCTGAGGGACTGCGCCATTTCGGCGACTGGCCCACTGTCTATGAGGGCTTGTCGCAGCTGCCGCCTCATGTGCAGAAAAGCTGGTTCGGCTTCGACCATTTCTATAGCGACTCATCGTTCCCAGAGGCTCTGAAGGTAATCTTCGATGAGCATAAGGTGAGAACACTCTACGACGTGGGCGGCAATACCGGCAAGTGGGCTAAGCAATGCGTGGCCTACAGCAAGGACGTGAAAGTGACAATACTCGACCTCCCTCAGCAGATAAAGATGATGGAGGAGAACATAAAGGGGCATGAGGGTGCCGACCGCATCAGCGGATATGGAATAAACCTGCTGGACAAGGAGGCCTATTTCCCGAAGTACGACGGACAGCTAGACGCGATATGGATGAGCCAGTTCCTCGACTGCTTCAGCATGGAGGAGATTGTAAGCATACTGACACGCGCCAAGGCGGCAATGACTGACAATACGCGTATATATATTATGGAGACGCTGTGGGATCGCCAGCGCTTTGAGCCAGCAGCATTCTGTCTGACGATGACAAGCCTGTATTTCACAGCCATAGCCAATGGTAACAGTAAGATGTATAATACCAAGGACCTGGAACAATGTATAAATGACGCTGGGCTCAAGGTGGAGAAGATACACGACAACTTAGGAC from Prevotella sp. E13-27 carries:
- a CDS encoding UpxY family transcription antiterminator; protein product: MINPPSVGTSSDAIPEADSLQIGVSVEYAHDPSKKWFVFRASYGREDRAREYMENDGSFVYIAKRNAVKFVKGKRKRVLENLIPNILFAYITEEKAHEYVKMTPELSFITYYYNHFELDDRQKNPPLTVTTSEMDNFIRATCSMNEHLLFVQPSQCHYKSGEMVRVIDGVFKGVEGKVARVSGQQRVIVTLSQVGLVSTAYIPTAFIEKLEP
- the fabG gene encoding 3-oxoacyl-ACP reductase FabG translates to MKYALVTGGSRGLGRAICLEIAQMGIPVIVNYQSNENAALEVKAEIEARGGQAELMRFDVSKVDEVEAALGNWEDQHPDDYIAYLVNNAGIRRDNVMFMMPEEDWHAVINTSLDGFFYVTRKLLPKMMQRKHGGRIVNMSSLSGLKGMQGQANYSAAKAALIGATKALALETAPRGVTVNAVAPGFIETDMTKELPQDELKQLVPMKRFGRPEEVAALVKFLISDSAAYITGEVISINGGLYT
- a CDS encoding beta-ketoacyl-[acyl-carrier-protein] synthase family protein; this encodes MSKRVVITGAGIWSCLGTNMEAVKESLYNGKSGIGLDQDRLDYGYRSGLTGIVERPQLKGLLDRRTRTGLSEEAEYAFMASREAFQMAGIDDQYLLDNEVGVIFGNDSSASAVVESARIMAEKHDSAMIGSGLIFQGMNSTVNMNMNTIFHLRGVNFSVSSACASGSHSIGLAYMFIKQGLQDMILCGGAQEVNKYAMSSFDALNAFSVRMDDPTKASRPFDKSRDGLVPSGGAAALVLEEYEHAVKRGATILAEVCGYGFSSNGGGISQPSDVGSFVAMTRAMGDAGVTPDDIDYINAHATSTQQGDMYEAMALDRLFTGKHALISSTKSMTGHECWMAGASEIVYSLIMMQNNFVAPNINFVEPDEYSANLNLATKTVDTEIKTVLSNSFGFGGTNSALVIKRL
- a CDS encoding lipid A biosynthesis acyltransferase, which produces MTYGNARLYRMLIFMLRILNIKVFYVFMAVCVIPVTMVFSSGARLTFSYFRKRRGYGWWKALRATYGNHYVFGQTVIDKFAMYAGHKFTINYKGLEQYEALVEGKDSFLQLSAHIGCSEILGYSLHVNKTCNVLVYGGEKQSLMGYRQASFGDMNIKMIPVGTEDSHSDDIVRALDNGEIVSAFADRFINEHKMLTATLHGSQVKLAKGPFSLATTCGISVIMASAMKERDGSYTAYFTPLHYDSSLPKAQQRQQIADAYMAEIERLLEIYPLQWFNYSDLFIKK
- a CDS encoding methyltransferase, coding for MNLSSDLKKRYTKEPFNAREAQRMAEFIAWGPIAFQASRLMVKYGILDMIRDSNNGLTQEEIVEATGLSEYAVKCLLEASLCIGTILVDVDTDRFTISKTGWFLLNDPATRVNIDFNHDVNYEGMFRLEESLLNGKPEGLRHFGDWPTVYEGLSQLPPHVQKSWFGFDHFYSDSSFPEALKVIFDEHKVRTLYDVGGNTGKWAKQCVAYSKDVKVTILDLPQQIKMMEENIKGHEGADRISGYGINLLDKEAYFPKYDGQLDAIWMSQFLDCFSMEEIVSILTRAKAAMTDNTRIYIMETLWDRQRFEPAAFCLTMTSLYFTAIANGNSKMYNTKDLEQCINDAGLKVEKIHDNLGQGHSIVVVKKA